In Kineococcus sp. NBC_00420, a single genomic region encodes these proteins:
- a CDS encoding DUF1015 family protein, with translation MRRVEDARTGTRARPGSPSRPAESPGPLLRPFPGLRYDPVVAGPLASLLAPPHTELDRSTRTALLASSRYVVTHLERPEYDAGPGRAVQRWLDEGALVQDEPSFYVVRQEQDGRVQHFLMGQLDVSAHDDRVHPHEGVFEQAVTARLERLETTGVDSEPVLVVDRHPWPLSWTDPAPLGRRVEVAENDRCHVEVWQLDDPDVLTELTVASATHRFLIADGHHRHAAVLRAAQRDGTPHSLLVAVADDAIEPVDLRALHRVLPRAAAQEVLRRAPRRRDVVVKNAAGVALIVDALGFEQALVVCDGASVVVECPPATGTTVGSGAWVDTVVRGFGTGNSDVRYRPDASAIWSTLGDRAAVFLPKPRVPALQELVHGGSSLGRKTTSFRPKPLAGTVLRLR, from the coding sequence ATGCGACGGGTGGAGGACGCACGCACGGGAACGCGTGCCCGACCAGGATCACCGTCGCGACCAGCCGAGTCACCAGGTCCTCTGCTCCGGCCGTTCCCCGGCCTGCGCTACGACCCGGTCGTCGCTGGCCCGCTCGCCTCACTGCTGGCCCCACCGCACACCGAACTGGACCGCAGCACGCGGACAGCTCTGTTGGCGTCCTCGCGCTACGTCGTGACCCACCTGGAACGCCCCGAGTACGACGCCGGCCCCGGCCGCGCCGTGCAACGGTGGTTGGACGAGGGAGCGCTGGTCCAGGACGAACCCAGCTTCTACGTCGTGCGCCAGGAGCAGGACGGACGTGTGCAGCACTTCCTGATGGGGCAGCTCGACGTGTCCGCGCACGACGACCGCGTGCATCCGCACGAAGGCGTCTTCGAGCAGGCCGTCACCGCGAGGCTGGAACGGCTGGAGACGACGGGTGTGGATTCCGAGCCCGTCCTCGTGGTCGACAGGCATCCCTGGCCGTTGTCCTGGACCGACCCGGCCCCGCTCGGTCGGCGGGTCGAGGTCGCGGAGAACGACCGGTGCCACGTGGAGGTCTGGCAGCTCGACGATCCAGACGTGCTGACGGAACTCACCGTGGCGTCGGCAACGCACCGGTTCCTCATCGCCGACGGGCACCACCGCCACGCAGCAGTCCTCCGAGCCGCGCAACGCGACGGGACTCCGCACTCGTTGCTGGTCGCGGTCGCCGACGACGCGATCGAACCGGTCGACCTCCGCGCGCTGCACCGGGTCCTGCCGCGGGCAGCCGCTCAGGAGGTTCTTCGACGAGCCCCCCGACGACGCGACGTCGTGGTGAAGAACGCCGCAGGAGTCGCCCTCATCGTGGACGCCCTGGGATTCGAGCAGGCTCTGGTGGTCTGTGACGGAGCCAGCGTCGTGGTCGAGTGCCCGCCCGCTACCGGGACGACGGTCGGGAGTGGCGCGTGGGTCGACACGGTCGTGCGAGGGTTCGGCACAGGCAACTCCGACGTGCGCTACCGACCCGACGCCAGCGCGATCTGGTCGACCCTCGGCGACCGCGCCGCGGTCTTCCTCCCCAAACCCCGGGTGCCGGCCCTCCAAGAGCTCGTCCACGGAGGCAGCAGCCTCGGGAGGAAGACGACGTCCTTCCGCCCCAAGCCCCTCGCGGGGACCGTCCTGCGCTTGCGCTGA
- a CDS encoding acetylornithine transaminase: MDLATAAEALPVTEGTGDAWLQRYSTSVMQTFGTPQRVLVRGEGCHVWDADGNKYLDLLGGIATNVLGHAHPLLVAAVTAQLTTLGHVSNFFASAPQVVLAERLLDVSRAPQGSAVFFANSGTEANEAAFKMARRTGRTKIVSTLGAFHGRTMGALALTAKESYRAPFEPLPGGVEFVPYGDVGALGRAVDGATAAVFLEPLQGENGVVPAPDGYLAAARRITAEHGALLVLDEVQTGIARTGHWFAHQNPRHEGVVPDVMTLAKGLGGGIPIGAVVAFGPANAALLGAGQHGSTFGGNPVASAAGLAVLHAVERDGLLANADAVGRHLRDAVTALGHPLVEGVRGEGLLLGIALTQPLGAHVVAAALARGFIVNSARPDTIRLAPPLVLTTAQADTFVAALPDILDTAATNGASS, translated from the coding sequence GTGGATCTCGCGACGGCGGCGGAAGCCCTGCCGGTCACCGAAGGCACCGGCGACGCGTGGCTGCAGCGCTACTCGACGTCGGTCATGCAGACGTTCGGCACCCCGCAGCGCGTCCTCGTCCGCGGTGAGGGCTGCCACGTCTGGGACGCCGACGGGAACAAGTACCTCGACCTCCTCGGGGGCATCGCGACGAACGTCCTCGGGCACGCGCACCCGCTGCTGGTCGCGGCGGTCACGGCGCAGCTGACCACGCTGGGGCACGTCTCCAACTTCTTCGCCAGTGCACCGCAGGTCGTCCTCGCGGAACGTCTCCTGGACGTCTCGCGCGCCCCGCAGGGTTCCGCGGTGTTCTTCGCGAACTCGGGCACCGAGGCCAACGAGGCCGCCTTCAAGATGGCCCGCCGCACCGGCCGCACGAAGATCGTCTCGACGCTGGGGGCGTTCCACGGCCGCACCATGGGTGCGCTGGCCCTCACCGCCAAGGAGTCCTACCGGGCGCCTTTCGAACCGCTACCGGGTGGCGTGGAGTTCGTCCCCTACGGCGACGTCGGCGCGCTCGGTCGCGCCGTCGACGGCGCCACGGCCGCGGTGTTCCTCGAACCCCTGCAGGGCGAGAACGGTGTCGTCCCCGCGCCGGACGGGTACCTGGCGGCGGCGCGGCGCATCACCGCCGAGCACGGGGCCCTCCTCGTCCTCGACGAGGTGCAGACGGGCATCGCCCGCACCGGTCACTGGTTCGCGCACCAGAACCCCCGCCACGAGGGCGTCGTCCCCGACGTCATGACGCTGGCCAAGGGACTCGGCGGTGGGATCCCGATCGGGGCCGTCGTCGCGTTCGGCCCGGCGAACGCCGCACTCCTCGGCGCCGGCCAGCACGGTTCGACGTTCGGCGGGAACCCGGTCGCCTCGGCCGCCGGTCTCGCCGTCCTGCACGCCGTCGAACGCGACGGGCTGCTCGCGAACGCCGACGCCGTCGGTCGCCACCTGCGCGACGCCGTCACCGCTCTCGGCCATCCCCTGGTCGAGGGAGTGCGCGGTGAGGGCCTGCTGCTGGGGATCGCCCTGACACAACCCCTCGGTGCTCACGTCGTGGCGGCCGCGCTGGCCCGGGGGTTCATCGTCAACTCCGCCCGACCGGACACGATCCGCCTCGCACCCCCGCTCGTCCTCACCACGGCGCAGGCCGACACGTTCGTCGCCGCCCTGCCCGACATCCTCGACACCGCAGCCACGAACGGAGCCTCCTCGTGA
- a CDS encoding DNA-3-methyladenine glycosylase: protein MGTSLRLPREFYDRAVTEVARDLLGCVVRHATPAGVVGVRLSEVEAYAGESDPGSHAFRGRTPRTQVMFGPPGHAYVYFSYGMHWCMNLVCAGEGTASAVLLRGGEVVEGLELARSRRVSAKRDVDLARGPARLTQALGVDRAQNGLDVSSPGELEVLRGAAVDDVDVVWGPRVGVAGAGAPTPWRVSLSNDRTVSDYRVGGRRSPGPRKSGRRT, encoded by the coding sequence GTGGGCACGTCCCTGAGGCTCCCGCGGGAGTTCTACGACCGGGCCGTCACCGAGGTGGCGCGCGACCTGCTGGGCTGCGTCGTGCGCCACGCGACGCCCGCCGGCGTCGTCGGTGTCCGGTTGTCGGAGGTCGAGGCCTACGCTGGGGAGTCCGACCCCGGGTCGCACGCCTTCCGCGGTCGCACCCCCCGTACGCAGGTCATGTTCGGGCCGCCCGGGCACGCCTACGTCTACTTCTCCTACGGCATGCACTGGTGCATGAACCTCGTCTGCGCGGGGGAGGGCACGGCGTCGGCGGTGCTGTTGCGGGGCGGTGAGGTCGTGGAGGGCCTGGAGCTGGCCCGCTCGCGCCGGGTGAGCGCCAAGCGCGACGTCGACCTGGCCCGTGGACCGGCCCGGCTCACCCAGGCGCTCGGTGTGGACCGCGCCCAGAACGGCCTCGACGTCAGCAGTCCGGGGGAGCTGGAGGTCCTCCGCGGCGCTGCGGTCGACGACGTCGACGTCGTGTGGGGACCCCGCGTCGGGGTGGCCGGTGCGGGGGCCCCGACCCCTTGGCGCGTTTCTCTCTCGAACGACCGCACCGTCTCCGACTACCGTGTCGGCGGGCGACGGTCGCCCGGGCCCCGGAAGTCGGGGCGCAGGACCTGA
- the argH gene encoding argininosuccinate lyase: MSDENQQGEKGLWGARFASGPAAAMAALSKSTHFDFRLARYDLAGSRAHARVLHTAGLLDDDVLTALLAGLDALEADVVSGAFVPAEEDEDVHSALERALVERVGGDVGGRLRAGRSRNDQIATLLRMFLRDHAKLIAGLVLDVVEALLTQAAAHPGAAMPGRTHLQHAQPVLLGHHLMAHAWPLLRDVERLRDWDARAAISPYGSGALAGSSLGLDPVAVARELGFTRSVENSIDGTASRDVAAEFAFVAAMIGVDLSRISEEVIAWATKEFSFVTLDDAWSTGSSIMPQKKNPDVAELARGKAGRLIGDLTGLMATLKGLPLAYNRDLQEDKEPVFDAVDTLEVLLPAVAGMIATLHFHTERMASLAPQGFALATDIAEWLVRQGVPFRDAHQTSGACVRRCEELSAELGRSVELWDLSVEDLAAISAHLTPEVKDVLSTEGSLSSRDGIGGTAPIRVAEQLEAAQDALAGHLAWARP, encoded by the coding sequence ATGTCGGACGAGAACCAGCAGGGCGAGAAGGGTCTGTGGGGCGCTCGGTTCGCCAGCGGTCCCGCCGCGGCGATGGCGGCGCTGTCGAAGTCCACCCACTTCGACTTCCGCCTCGCCCGCTACGACCTCGCCGGGTCGCGAGCCCACGCCCGCGTCCTGCACACGGCGGGCCTCCTCGACGACGACGTCCTCACGGCGTTGCTCGCGGGGCTCGACGCGTTGGAGGCCGACGTCGTCTCCGGTGCGTTCGTCCCCGCCGAGGAGGACGAGGACGTCCACTCCGCCCTGGAACGCGCCCTCGTGGAACGCGTCGGTGGCGACGTCGGTGGCCGACTGCGTGCGGGACGGTCCCGCAACGACCAGATCGCCACGTTGCTGCGCATGTTCCTGCGCGACCACGCGAAGCTCATCGCGGGGCTGGTGCTCGACGTCGTCGAGGCGTTGCTCACCCAGGCCGCGGCGCACCCGGGGGCCGCGATGCCGGGTCGCACGCACCTGCAGCACGCGCAGCCGGTCCTGCTGGGGCACCACCTGATGGCCCACGCGTGGCCGTTGTTGCGCGACGTGGAGCGGTTGCGCGACTGGGACGCCCGAGCCGCGATCTCGCCCTACGGTTCCGGCGCCCTCGCGGGTTCCTCGCTCGGGCTGGACCCGGTCGCCGTGGCCCGTGAACTCGGGTTCACCCGCAGCGTCGAGAACTCCATCGACGGGACCGCCTCGCGCGACGTCGCGGCCGAGTTCGCCTTCGTCGCCGCCATGATCGGCGTCGACCTCTCGCGCATCTCCGAGGAGGTCATCGCGTGGGCGACCAAGGAGTTCTCCTTCGTCACCCTCGACGACGCGTGGTCGACGGGGTCGAGCATCATGCCGCAGAAGAAGAACCCCGACGTCGCCGAGCTCGCCCGCGGCAAGGCGGGGCGGCTCATCGGTGACCTGACGGGTCTGATGGCGACCCTCAAGGGACTGCCCCTGGCCTACAACCGGGACCTGCAGGAGGACAAGGAACCCGTCTTCGACGCGGTGGACACCCTCGAGGTCCTGCTGCCCGCCGTCGCCGGGATGATCGCCACCCTGCACTTCCACACCGAGCGCATGGCGTCGCTGGCGCCGCAGGGATTCGCGCTCGCGACGGACATCGCCGAGTGGCTGGTCCGCCAGGGGGTGCCCTTCCGCGACGCGCACCAGACCTCGGGGGCGTGCGTGCGCCGCTGCGAGGAGCTGTCCGCGGAACTCGGCCGCAGCGTCGAGCTCTGGGACCTCTCGGTGGAGGACCTCGCGGCGATCTCTGCCCACCTGACCCCCGAGGTCAAGGACGTCCTGTCGACGGAGGGATCGTTGTCCTCCCGAGACGGGATCGGTGGCACCGCTCCCATTCGGGTGGCGGAGCAGCTCGAGGCCGCGCAGGACGCACTCGCGGGACACCTGGCGTGGGCACGTCCCTGA
- the argF gene encoding ornithine carbamoyltransferase, giving the protein MTVRHFLADDDLSPAEQAEVLALAARLKADRFAEKPLAGPQTVALVFDKPSTRTRVSFSVGVADLGGVPLVVDAAGSQLGRGEPVADTARVLERQVAAIVWRTFSQADLEEMAAHSGVPVVNSLTDDYHPCQILADLQTVIERKGALAGLTLAYVGDGANNMAHSYALGGATAGMHVRIGTPGSDLPNPEIIARAQAVAATTGGSVTVTTSAEEAVAAADVVATDTWISMGQEGQEFERFRPFSLTSDLLSGAEDDAIVLHCLPAYRGKEIDAAVIDGPQSVVWDEAENRLHAQKALLVWLLANSR; this is encoded by the coding sequence GTGACCGTCCGGCACTTCCTCGCCGACGACGACCTCAGCCCGGCCGAACAGGCCGAGGTGCTGGCCCTCGCCGCCCGCCTGAAGGCCGATCGCTTCGCCGAGAAACCCCTCGCCGGCCCGCAGACCGTCGCGTTGGTCTTCGACAAGCCGTCGACCCGGACGCGCGTCTCCTTCAGCGTCGGCGTCGCCGACCTCGGCGGTGTCCCGCTCGTCGTCGACGCCGCGGGGTCGCAGCTCGGTCGCGGTGAACCCGTCGCCGACACGGCCAGGGTCCTGGAACGCCAGGTCGCCGCGATCGTGTGGCGTACGTTCTCGCAGGCGGACCTCGAGGAGATGGCCGCGCACTCCGGGGTACCGGTCGTGAACTCCCTCACCGACGACTACCACCCGTGCCAGATCCTCGCCGACCTGCAGACGGTGATCGAGCGCAAGGGCGCCCTCGCGGGGCTGACCCTGGCCTACGTGGGGGACGGGGCCAACAACATGGCCCACTCCTACGCCCTGGGTGGGGCCACCGCCGGGATGCACGTCCGGATCGGCACGCCCGGCTCGGACCTGCCGAACCCCGAGATCATCGCCCGGGCCCAGGCCGTCGCCGCGACCACGGGCGGGTCCGTCACCGTGACGACCTCGGCCGAGGAGGCCGTCGCCGCCGCCGACGTCGTCGCCACCGACACCTGGATCTCGATGGGGCAGGAGGGGCAGGAGTTCGAACGGTTCCGGCCCTTCTCGCTGACCTCGGACCTGCTGAGCGGGGCGGAGGACGACGCGATCGTGCTGCACTGCCTGCCCGCCTACCGCGGGAAGGAGATCGACGCCGCGGTCATCGACGGTCCGCAGTCGGTCGTCTGGGACGAGGCCGAGAACCGCCTCCACGCCCAGAAGGCGCTGCTCGTCTGGCTGCTCGCGAACTCCCGATGA
- the argB gene encoding acetylglutamate kinase, translated as MSEPVDLDDLTASDKASVLVEALPWLQKWHGALVVLKYGGNAMVDDDLKRAFAEDVVFLRTAGLRPVVVHGGGPQISTMLDRLQIHSEFRGGLRVTTPEAMDVVRMVLTGQVGRELVGLLNSHGPLAVGLSGEDAGLLRAKRRHAIVDGQPVDVGLVGDVVGVDPRAVVDLLDAGRIPVISTIAPEVDDEGNLLHGQVLNVNADTAASAIAVALGAQKFVVMTDVAGLYRDWPDRNSLVREIAAAELAELLPSLELGMVPKMEACLRAVRGGVPRATVIDGRTAHSVLLEVFTTSGNGTMVVP; from the coding sequence GTGAGCGAGCCCGTCGACCTCGACGACCTCACCGCCTCCGACAAGGCGAGCGTCCTCGTCGAAGCCCTGCCGTGGCTGCAGAAGTGGCACGGCGCCCTCGTCGTCCTGAAGTACGGCGGCAACGCCATGGTGGACGACGACCTCAAACGCGCCTTCGCCGAGGACGTGGTGTTCCTGCGCACGGCCGGGTTGCGTCCCGTGGTCGTGCACGGCGGTGGCCCGCAGATCTCGACCATGCTCGACCGGTTGCAGATCCACAGCGAGTTCCGCGGCGGCCTGCGGGTCACCACGCCCGAGGCGATGGACGTCGTGCGGATGGTCCTCACGGGTCAGGTGGGACGGGAACTCGTCGGTCTGCTGAACTCCCACGGTCCGCTGGCCGTCGGGTTGTCCGGGGAGGACGCGGGGTTGCTGCGGGCGAAGCGGCGGCACGCGATCGTCGACGGTCAACCCGTCGACGTCGGACTGGTCGGCGACGTCGTCGGGGTCGACCCGCGTGCGGTCGTCGACCTGCTCGACGCCGGTCGCATCCCGGTCATCTCGACGATCGCCCCCGAGGTCGACGACGAGGGGAACCTGCTGCACGGGCAGGTCCTCAACGTGAACGCCGACACCGCGGCCTCGGCCATCGCCGTCGCGCTGGGCGCGCAGAAGTTCGTGGTCATGACCGACGTGGCCGGGTTGTACCGGGACTGGCCCGACCGGAACTCGCTCGTCCGCGAGATCGCGGCGGCGGAACTCGCGGAACTGCTGCCGTCCCTGGAGTTGGGGATGGTCCCGAAGATGGAGGCCTGTCTGCGCGCGGTGCGCGGCGGGGTCCCCCGTGCCACGGTCATCGACGGCCGGACGGCGCACTCGGTCCTGCTGGAGGTCTTCACGACCTCCGGCAACGGCACGATGGTCGTGCCGTGA
- a CDS encoding tetratricopeptide repeat protein — MLAAGEAAAAATLLARAHGEEPSSTGVLEALARAQYDSGDVAGAAQSFRDLAVARPADDYAHFGLGLCLSRLGRFGLAAEHLAMAHAMRPDRPEYADRLRQVRATIAARQIPGSP; from the coding sequence TTGCTCGCAGCCGGTGAAGCCGCGGCGGCGGCGACGTTGCTGGCCCGGGCTCACGGCGAGGAACCGAGCTCGACGGGAGTTCTGGAGGCCCTGGCCAGGGCCCAGTACGATTCTGGTGACGTGGCAGGAGCGGCGCAGTCCTTCCGGGACCTCGCGGTCGCCCGGCCGGCCGACGACTACGCTCACTTCGGGCTGGGTCTCTGCCTCAGCCGCCTCGGACGGTTCGGCCTCGCAGCCGAACACCTGGCCATGGCGCACGCCATGCGTCCAGACCGTCCGGAGTACGCCGACCGCCTTCGACAGGTCCGCGCCACGATCGCGGCGCGCCAGATCCCGGGGAGTCCGTGA
- a CDS encoding arginine repressor, with protein sequence MTSPTGAGAGTKAFRHDRIASLLGRLPVRSQTELATHLAEEGVAVTQATLSRDLVELGAVKVRDGDRGLVYALPAEGGDRTPRSGIGQEVLDARLARWCEELLVSAEASANLVVLRTPPGAAQFLASAIDHSVIPTVLGTIAGDDTVLVISRDPLGGDAVAARFLALARRDSSTPEDPESEVDV encoded by the coding sequence ATGACCTCTCCCACCGGCGCCGGCGCGGGGACGAAGGCCTTCCGGCACGACCGGATCGCCTCCCTGCTGGGTCGGCTGCCCGTGCGCTCCCAGACCGAGCTGGCGACCCACCTCGCCGAGGAGGGGGTGGCCGTCACCCAGGCCACCCTGTCCCGCGACCTCGTCGAACTCGGTGCGGTCAAGGTGCGCGACGGTGACCGCGGCCTCGTCTACGCCCTGCCCGCCGAGGGCGGGGACCGCACCCCCCGCAGCGGCATCGGCCAGGAGGTCCTGGACGCCCGGCTCGCCCGCTGGTGCGAGGAACTCCTGGTGAGTGCGGAGGCCTCCGCGAACCTCGTCGTCCTGCGGACCCCGCCGGGGGCCGCGCAGTTCCTGGCGAGCGCGATCGACCACTCGGTGATCCCGACCGTGCTGGGCACGATCGCCGGGGACGACACGGTGCTGGTCATCTCCCGTGACCCGCTCGGGGGCGACGCCGTCGCCGCCCGCTTCCTGGCGCTGGCCCGCCGGGACAGTTCCACCCCCGAAGATCCTGAGAGCGAAGTGGACGTGTGA
- a CDS encoding TlyA family RNA methyltransferase encodes MTVAVRRLRLDAELVRRGLARSREHASELVAAGRVRVGGATAAKPATQVDVAAAILVEEVTAEDEYVSRGAHKLVGALDAFAVDVTGRRCLDAGASTGGFTDVLLRRGAGHVVAVDVGYGQIAWSLRTDDRVTVVERTNVRTLEPEVVAPAPSLVVADLSFISLTLVLPALVRCVTPEAEHVLMVKPQFEVGRDALGAGGVVRSAELRAGAVRTVAAAAATLGLGVRGVAASPLPGPSGNVEYFLHLGEGAPTLDEDDLARAIAEGPQAGLS; translated from the coding sequence ATGACGGTGGCCGTCCGCAGGCTCCGCCTCGACGCGGAACTGGTGCGTCGAGGTCTGGCCAGGTCGCGTGAGCACGCGAGCGAACTGGTGGCCGCGGGTCGCGTGCGCGTCGGCGGCGCGACCGCGGCCAAACCCGCGACCCAGGTCGACGTCGCCGCCGCGATCCTCGTCGAGGAGGTCACGGCCGAGGACGAGTACGTCTCCCGGGGTGCCCACAAGCTCGTGGGCGCCCTCGACGCGTTCGCCGTCGACGTCACCGGGCGTCGCTGTCTCGATGCCGGGGCCAGCACCGGCGGTTTCACCGACGTCCTGCTCCGGCGGGGCGCCGGGCACGTCGTCGCGGTCGACGTCGGCTACGGCCAGATCGCCTGGTCGCTGCGCACCGACGACCGCGTGACGGTCGTGGAGCGCACCAACGTCCGCACCCTCGAACCCGAGGTCGTCGCTCCGGCGCCCTCGCTGGTCGTCGCCGACCTGTCCTTCATCTCCCTGACGCTCGTCCTGCCCGCGCTGGTGCGGTGCGTCACTCCCGAGGCGGAACACGTGCTCATGGTCAAACCGCAGTTCGAAGTCGGCCGCGACGCGCTTGGCGCGGGGGGTGTGGTCCGCAGCGCTGAGCTGCGTGCCGGCGCGGTCCGGACGGTCGCGGCGGCCGCGGCCACCCTCGGCCTGGGGGTGCGCGGCGTCGCCGCGAGCCCGCTCCCCGGCCCCTCCGGCAACGTCGAGTACTTCCTGCACCTGGGTGAGGGTGCGCCCACCCTGGACGAGGACGACCTCGCCCGGGCGATCGCCGAGGGTCCCCAGGCAGGGTTGTCGTGA
- a CDS encoding HAD-IIA family hydrolase — protein sequence MSTTLSASTGSLLDDHDVLLLDLDGVVYVGPDAVPHAVSALEVAVAAGLRLGFITNNASRTPATVAGHLRDLGVPAADEDVVNSAQAAADHLAAELPAGSAVLLVGGTGLRVALEDVGLRPTEERTEAVAVVQGFSPDLSWVQLAEATHAVRSGLPWVATNLDATVPTPGGPAPGNGLLVDLVARAAGRGPDVVCGKPERALFDAAVQRLRAKNALVVGDRLDTDLQGARTAGLPGLLVLTGVTGVGELLAAKPHERPGHVSHDLRGLVDVHPAVEVVQRPYGVLATCREAQVEVDHGSLVVRVGEVGPDGLDVLRAAAAAVWAGVDAGLDVDLAAAVEALAGLVEQPVERAGVDDVPECVGPSL from the coding sequence GTGAGCACCACCCTGTCCGCCAGCACCGGTTCCCTCCTCGACGACCACGACGTCCTGTTGCTCGACCTCGACGGTGTCGTCTACGTCGGGCCGGACGCCGTTCCGCACGCCGTCTCCGCGCTCGAGGTCGCCGTCGCGGCGGGACTCCGGCTGGGGTTCATCACGAACAACGCCTCCCGCACCCCGGCGACCGTCGCGGGCCACCTGCGCGACCTCGGCGTCCCTGCCGCCGACGAGGACGTCGTCAACTCCGCGCAGGCCGCCGCCGACCACCTGGCCGCCGAACTGCCTGCCGGTTCGGCGGTGCTGCTCGTCGGGGGCACCGGACTGCGCGTGGCGTTGGAGGACGTGGGACTGCGCCCCACCGAGGAGCGCACCGAGGCCGTCGCCGTCGTCCAGGGGTTCTCCCCGGACCTGAGCTGGGTCCAGCTCGCCGAAGCGACCCACGCGGTCCGCTCGGGTCTGCCGTGGGTCGCGACGAACCTCGACGCGACGGTGCCGACCCCGGGAGGCCCCGCACCGGGCAACGGGCTGCTGGTGGACCTCGTCGCCCGCGCAGCGGGGCGGGGCCCGGACGTCGTCTGCGGCAAGCCGGAGCGCGCCCTCTTCGACGCGGCCGTGCAACGGTTGAGGGCGAAGAACGCCCTCGTCGTCGGGGACCGCCTGGACACCGACCTGCAGGGAGCACGCACCGCCGGCCTTCCCGGTCTGCTCGTCCTCACCGGCGTGACCGGGGTCGGGGAACTCCTCGCGGCGAAGCCGCACGAGCGACCCGGGCACGTCAGCCACGACCTGCGGGGCCTCGTCGACGTGCACCCCGCGGTGGAGGTCGTACAGCGCCCCTACGGAGTCCTCGCGACCTGTCGTGAGGCGCAGGTCGAGGTCGATCATGGGTCGCTGGTCGTCCGCGTCGGGGAGGTCGGTCCGGACGGTCTCGACGTGTTGCGGGCGGCCGCCGCAGCCGTCTGGGCCGGTGTGGACGCGGGGCTGGACGTCGACCTCGCCGCCGCGGTCGAGGCGCTCGCCGGACTGGTCGAACAGCCGGTCGAACGCGCGGGTGTGGACGACGTCCCCGAGTGCGTCGGACCGAGCTTGTAG
- the tyrS gene encoding tyrosine--tRNA ligase, giving the protein MSDVWDELQWRGLVAQSTDEAALQEALRTGPLTYYVGFDPTAASLHVGHLVQVLTARRLQQAGHHPLILVGGATGLVGDPRPSAERTMNDPSVVAGWVTGLQGQIAPFLDFDGPAAATMVNNLDWTGPMSAIEFLRDVGKHFSVNRMLDREAVSKRLATTGISFTEFSYVLLQSNDFLQLHRRHGCALQLGGSDQWGNITAGCELVRRVDQQTVHALATPLLTKADGTKFGKTESGAVWLDPDLTSPYAFYQFWLNAEDAKVVDYLKAFSFRSREEIEELGRQVVENPRARAAQRALAHEVTALVHGEAAAVAVEDASAALFGGSELDGIDERILRGALEELPTATPADRDVRLAQLFADTGLAPSLGGARRTIGEGGAYVNNTKVTDPEATLADVELLHGRYAVLRRGKKTLAAVALLLPQ; this is encoded by the coding sequence GTGAGCGACGTCTGGGACGAACTGCAGTGGCGGGGCCTGGTGGCGCAGTCCACCGACGAGGCCGCGCTGCAGGAAGCGCTGCGGACGGGACCGCTCACCTACTACGTGGGCTTCGACCCGACGGCGGCGAGCCTGCACGTCGGCCACCTCGTGCAGGTTCTGACGGCGAGGCGTCTGCAGCAGGCGGGGCACCACCCGCTGATCCTCGTGGGCGGGGCCACCGGTCTGGTCGGGGATCCGCGTCCTTCGGCCGAGCGCACGATGAACGACCCGTCGGTGGTCGCCGGGTGGGTGACGGGCCTCCAGGGCCAGATCGCGCCCTTCCTCGACTTCGACGGCCCCGCGGCCGCGACGATGGTGAACAACCTCGACTGGACCGGACCCATGTCGGCCATCGAGTTCCTCCGCGACGTGGGCAAGCACTTCAGCGTCAACCGCATGCTCGATCGTGAGGCGGTGAGCAAGCGGCTCGCGACGACGGGGATCAGCTTCACCGAGTTCAGCTACGTCCTGCTGCAGAGCAACGACTTCCTCCAGCTGCACCGTCGCCACGGCTGCGCGCTGCAGCTCGGTGGTTCGGACCAGTGGGGCAACATCACCGCCGGCTGCGAGCTGGTGCGTCGGGTGGACCAGCAGACGGTGCACGCCCTGGCGACCCCGCTGCTCACCAAGGCGGACGGGACGAAGTTCGGCAAGACGGAGTCCGGCGCGGTCTGGCTCGACCCCGACCTGACGTCGCCGTACGCCTTCTACCAGTTCTGGCTCAACGCCGAGGACGCCAAGGTCGTGGACTACCTGAAGGCGTTCAGCTTCCGCTCCCGCGAGGAGATCGAGGAGCTGGGTCGACAGGTCGTCGAGAACCCCCGGGCCAGGGCGGCGCAGCGTGCGCTGGCCCACGAGGTCACGGCACTCGTCCACGGTGAGGCGGCCGCCGTCGCCGTCGAGGACGCCTCGGCAGCGTTGTTCGGCGGCTCCGAGCTGGACGGGATCGACGAACGCATCCTGCGGGGTGCCCTCGAGGAGCTGCCGACGGCGACGCCGGCCGACCGGGACGTGCGCCTGGCGCAGCTCTTCGCCGACACCGGCCTCGCACCCAGCCTCGGCGGTGCCCGCCGGACCATCGGGGAGGGTGGCGCCTACGTGAACAACACCAAGGTGACCGACCCCGAGGCGACGCTGGCGGACGTGGAGCTCCTCCACGGCCGCTACGCGGTGCTGCGGCGGGGGAAGAAGACCCTCGCTGCGGTGGCACTTCTGTTGCCGCAGTAG